One region of Eleutherodactylus coqui strain aEleCoq1 chromosome 5, aEleCoq1.hap1, whole genome shotgun sequence genomic DNA includes:
- the PGAM5 gene encoding serine/threonine-protein phosphatase PGAM5, mitochondrial isoform X2: MYLRRVLLGGSAATAAIFAAVAVGKKGGDSTCTAPAVTGKWHRNWDRREPKCLMNPSEINSEIGEEELKSRLNKYKAKATRHIFLIRHSQYKLDGKTDADRILTCLGREQAELTGQRLACLGLKYNQIVHSSMTRARETTEIISKYLPGVKKSSSDLLREGAPIQPEPPVSHWKPDVEYYVDGPRIEAAFRNFIHRADPKQEEDSYEIIICHANVIRYLVCRALQLPPQAWLRMSLNNCSITYLVIRPNGNVSLRMLGDSGFMPPEKLSRT, translated from the exons ATGTATCTACGCAGAGTTCTGCTAGGAGGAtctgccgccaccgccgccatcTTCGCCGCTGTAGCAGTAGGGAAAAAAGGAGGAGACTCTACTTGCACGGCGCCGGCAGTCACCGGGAAATGGCACCGGAACTGGGATCG CCGAGAGCCGAAGTGTCTGATGAATCCGAGCGAGATCAATAGTGAGATTGGAGAGGAGGAGCTCAAATCGCGCCTGAATAAGTACAAGGCCAAAGCCACTCGTCACATCTTTCTTATAAGACATTCGCAATACAAGCTGGATGGCAAGACTGATGCGGACAGAATTCTTACTTGTCTTG gtcGTGAACAAGCTGAGCTCACTGGACAACGGCTGGCATGCCTAGGACTGAAGTACAATCAGATTGTTCATTCATCTATGACGAGAGCCAGAGAGACGACGGAAATCATCAGCAAATACCTGCCAG GTGTTAAAAAAAGTAGCTCTGACTTGCTTCGTGAAGGAGCTCCCATTCAACCCGAACCCCCTGTCTCTCACTGGAAGCCAGATGTTGAG TATTATGTGGATGGACCCCGTATTGAGGCTGCATTCAGGAATTTCATTCATCGAGCTGATCCCAAACAAGAAGAGGATAGTTATGAGATCATTATTTGCCACGCCAATGTCATACGCTACCTAGTGTGCAG GGCATTACAGCTACCCCCACAAGCATGGCTTCGCATGTCACTTAATAACTGCAGCATTACTTATTTGGTGATCCGTCCCAACGGTAATGTCTCCTTGAGGATGCTCGGTGACTCTGGTTTTATGCCTCCAGAAAAACTCAGCCGAACGTAA
- the PGAM5 gene encoding serine/threonine-protein phosphatase PGAM5, mitochondrial isoform X1, whose amino-acid sequence MYLRRVLLGGSAATAAIFAAVAVGKKGGDSTCTAPAVTGKWHRNWDRREPKCLMNPSEINSEIGEEELKSRLNKYKAKATRHIFLIRHSQYKLDGKTDADRILTCLGREQAELTGQRLACLGLKYNQIVHSSMTRARETTEIISKYLPGVKKSSSDLLREGAPIQPEPPVSHWKPDVEQYYVDGPRIEAAFRNFIHRADPKQEEDSYEIIICHANVIRYLVCRALQLPPQAWLRMSLNNCSITYLVIRPNGNVSLRMLGDSGFMPPEKLSRT is encoded by the exons ATGTATCTACGCAGAGTTCTGCTAGGAGGAtctgccgccaccgccgccatcTTCGCCGCTGTAGCAGTAGGGAAAAAAGGAGGAGACTCTACTTGCACGGCGCCGGCAGTCACCGGGAAATGGCACCGGAACTGGGATCG CCGAGAGCCGAAGTGTCTGATGAATCCGAGCGAGATCAATAGTGAGATTGGAGAGGAGGAGCTCAAATCGCGCCTGAATAAGTACAAGGCCAAAGCCACTCGTCACATCTTTCTTATAAGACATTCGCAATACAAGCTGGATGGCAAGACTGATGCGGACAGAATTCTTACTTGTCTTG gtcGTGAACAAGCTGAGCTCACTGGACAACGGCTGGCATGCCTAGGACTGAAGTACAATCAGATTGTTCATTCATCTATGACGAGAGCCAGAGAGACGACGGAAATCATCAGCAAATACCTGCCAG GTGTTAAAAAAAGTAGCTCTGACTTGCTTCGTGAAGGAGCTCCCATTCAACCCGAACCCCCTGTCTCTCACTGGAAGCCAGATGTTGAG CAGTATTATGTGGATGGACCCCGTATTGAGGCTGCATTCAGGAATTTCATTCATCGAGCTGATCCCAAACAAGAAGAGGATAGTTATGAGATCATTATTTGCCACGCCAATGTCATACGCTACCTAGTGTGCAG GGCATTACAGCTACCCCCACAAGCATGGCTTCGCATGTCACTTAATAACTGCAGCATTACTTATTTGGTGATCCGTCCCAACGGTAATGTCTCCTTGAGGATGCTCGGTGACTCTGGTTTTATGCCTCCAGAAAAACTCAGCCGAACGTAA